From a single Chiloscyllium plagiosum isolate BGI_BamShark_2017 unplaced genomic scaffold, ASM401019v2 scaf_3090, whole genome shotgun sequence genomic region:
- the ccdc25 gene encoding coiled-coil domain-containing protein 25, with protein MVYYFTSNVISSPYTIYMGKDKYENEDLIKYGWPEDVWFHVDKLSSAHVYLRLYKGQAIDSIPKEVLIDCAQLVKANSIQGCKMNNINVVYTPWSNLKKTGDMDVGQIGFHRQKDVKVITVEKKINEILNRLEKTKDERFPDLAAEKESRNREEQNERKAQIQEMKRREKEEMKKRKETEELRCYSSLMKSENMSSNQVRYLITIDCIASHPVLSHI; from the exons TGATTTCTTCACCATATACAATCTATATGGGAAAGGATAAATATGAAA atgAAGACCTAATAAAGTATGGATGGccagaagatgtttg GTTTCACGTGGATAAATTGTCTTCAGCCCATGTGTACCTCCGACTGTACAAG GGGCAGGCAATTGACAGCATCCCCAAGGAAGTACTAATTGACTGTGCTCAGCTAGTAAAAGCCAATAGCATACAAG GATGCAAAATGAACAACATAAATGTTGTGTACACTCCATGGTCTAATCTGAAGAAGACTGGTGACATGGATGTGGGTCAAATAGGATTTCACCGACAAAAAGAC GTGAAGGTAATTACAGTggagaaaaaaattaatgaaatttTAAACCGGTTGGAGAAAACTAAAGATGAGCGATTCCCAGATTTGGCAGCAGAAAAGGAATCCAGGAACAGAGAGGAGCAGAATGAAAGAAAAGCACAGATTCAAGAGATGAAGCGAAGAGAAAAAGAGGAGATGAAGAAGCGAAAAGAAACTGAGGAACTTAG GTGCTATTCTTCACTTATGAAGTCTGAAAATATGAGCAGCAATCAGGTAAGATATTTAATTACAATTGACTGCATTGCCAGTCACCCTGTCCTTAGTCATATTTAA